Within Lagopus muta isolate bLagMut1 chromosome 1, bLagMut1 primary, whole genome shotgun sequence, the genomic segment aagggctgtcagcagcagccaacCAAGGGAGGAACCTGCACGGCTGCTTCCCAGTGCTGAAGCATGCAGCAAACTCCTTTGTGTTCCTCTGCTGACATCGCAGCACTTCTCGGCTCACCCATCCTGTCCATCttcccccaggtccttctgctgTGAGCACCGCCCTCAGCAGGCCGTGGAGGCAGCTCCAGAGCAAGACACAAACTGCGTCATCTGCCTGGAGCCCGTGGGGGACAAAAAGTCCTACCACACCATGGTGTGCCCGGTGTGCACACAGGCCTGGTTTCACCGGAGCTGCATCCAGGTAGGAGCCCTCCCTGCCCTTGCTCTGCAGTCACAGCAGGTGCTCAGCTGCACCAGGCCCCGCTCACACTCTGGCTGCTTGTGTTACCGCTGCAGGGACAGGCCATGAGTGCTGGCATTCTGCACTTCCGATGTCCCGTCTGCAAAGACAGGATGCAATTCCGGAAAGAAATGCATCTCCTCGGGATCCAAATCCCAGCCAGGTTGGTGCcgtctgcccagctctccagatACTGAGGCGCAAGTGCTGTGCCTGCCCACGGATTGCCCCCAGCACGCCCAGCTGACCCTCTGCTGTCCCACGAGCCTTGGCCGCAGCTTCATGGAGAAGCTGGGAATGGGCTTGCGCTGGAAGAGCAGGGATGTCCCAGATCCGCTCTATGCCTGGGGTCCTGAGGACTCattgctttctctcctttctctggcAGAAGACCTACATGGGAGGACAAGAAGAGCTATGAAACTCTGCACAAGAAACACCAGCGCTGTGATGTCGGCGAGTGCCTTCACACAGAAGGCAGGGAGCAAGCAGAGAAACACGGGTGAGTTACCACAGCAGCCCTGCGTGGGATCTCAGCCTCCCCCCAGGCTGGGGAGCAAGGACTGAGCTCAAGAGCTGCTCCCGCCACTCCCTGCTTGACTCATTTTGTGTACACAACTacaacctctttttttttttccccaggccctgggagctgctcctGTGCACCTCGTGTGCTGCGCAAGGCACCCACCGGCTCTGCTCTAATTTGAGCAACAGCCTGAGCAGCTGGgagtgtgacagctgtgctggcGTGGGCACAGGTAAGAGGCAAAGAGCCGTGGACTGCTGCCTTGGGGCCAGGCAAGGCCTGGCACAGCCGCTCCTCAGTGAGTTTCTCTGCCCCGGGAGGGCTGGGTTCCTCTCCCTCCACGGGGCTGACGGGTCATCCTGTTGACCTTCCTGCCTCTCCTTACAGCCTCCAGAGCCGAGTCGCAGCTTGctggtcccagcactgccagccaggaGGCGCCGGGACCATCTCATAGCTCCCCAGCACCTGATGACCGCAGATCTGCCTCTACCAGCCAGGCAGCATTGGAGTCATCTCCGAGTTCCCAGCTGCCTAAGCGCAGCAGCCTGTCCAGCCAGCCCAAGACAGGACAGAGGAAAATCCTGAGATGTAAATCCAACCAAGAAGATCaagggagcagccagcagcaagcGGGGTACTCTGGCAGAAGGCAATctaggcagcagcagggcacaggcCGGACAAGAAGCCGCTCTCCACTCAAGGGTCGTGCCTCAAATTCCCCCAGGCAGCTCAGAAGACCAGCTGGCAGCAGACGCTCTCCAGCCTCAGGCGTTGGGAAGTGCATGTACATCTTTGCCAGGCAGGGGGCATCCAACAATTCCCCGGGAGCTGCCAACATCAGATGCCAAAGCCAGGGACAAAGCCAGTCCTCCCTACAAGGTCCGGCATCAAATCCCTTGAGCCAGCCCCAAGGACGCcgtggcagcagccagcaggaagtGGGGTACACCTCCAGAAGGCAGTCCAGGCAGCTGGGCACAGGCCGGACAAGAAGCCGCTCTCCACTCAAGGGTCGTGCTTCAAATTCCCCCAGCCAGCTCAGAAGACCAGCTGGCAGCAGACGCTCTCCAGCCTCAGGCATTGGGAGGAGCATACACAtctctgccaggcagggggcATCCAACAATTCCCCGAGGGCTGCAAACATCAGATGCCCAAGCCAGGGACAAAGCCTGTCCTCCCTACAAGGTCCGGCATCAAATCCCTCGAGCCAGCCCCAAGGACGCCGTGGCAGCAGAATTAGCCCGGCCCaaggtgctgggagcagcacccagagctctgCCGGACAGGTGGCGCCGAGGTCCTCCAGGCATTCCCAGCTGCCTGAACGCAGAAGACGTTGCAGTGTTCTGCAGCGAGGGCAGAACCAAGATCGAAGCCGTTCCCCACGGGATCGTCGGCCTTCCAATTCCCAAAGACAGTCGGGAGGAAGCCTCAGCCCCCGTTCCAGGCAGCAGCGGCCATCTCAGGCACGATGCCCCTCCCGGGACCAGCCCTGAAgacactgcaggagcagccatggaccagagggaagaaaaggaagcattaaTGGCTTACGAGCTGGTCTGGCACGGCCCTGTGACTATAGAGGCAACGGACTCATGGGCCCCAGGAGAAGCATACGGAGATTGCAGACGGGTCTACAAAAACTACAAAGCAGCGGCAACCATCTGACGAGTCCGCGAGAGGGAGAGCGGCCCGTGtcctgccaggagctgcagctttctTCCTCTGAGCCCAAAGTCCTCTGGGGAATGCcgctcctcctttcccctccaaCAACCAAAATGCCTCAAAAAAGCAGTGCACAGAACCAGAACATCAACTCTCCAACTCCCACCGCTTTacatgatgttctgatgtggaataccaacaacaaaaattacaaCACCACAACAAAAATTACAACAccataacaaaaaataaaaccaaaaatttACCCCCCAAAAAGCTGTCTAGTGCCTACTCTCTAAACCGAGAGCTGAATACTCCAGGTACACCGTTAGAGGTACACCGTGAGGATGAAGAAGGATCCAGGGTATATCCCCTGCATAAGGAGCAGGGCAGATATCTTTACACAAGCACAGCGCTTCCAGGAGGACTGGTCAGAGAAGATCCAACCAAAGGCTTACAGGCAACACAGGCTCTTGGCATATGTATGTAGCCTCATTGCCAGAGCAGGCTGATTTTGCACAACTATGGCTACGCGACACCCAGCCTGTCCTAGCTCATACTGAGCCCCCTTGGTAGCCTCCACACGCAGCTCTTTGGTGGTGTTCACACCCAGCATGACTGCAGTGACTGCAAGGGGTCCTCTGCTGAGCTACAGCCCAGTTCAGCTGCATCTCAGCGCTTGTCTGAGCACGCATCCGTAGGTAAAAGACATGCAATCGGACACCCCTGATGCAAGAGGACAGAGAAACTGCACTCACTCACTTCATTGCAGTATCTCCCTGCCTTCTGTCACCAGCTGCTCTTTAACCACAGGCCCTCTGCAACCTCTCTTGACGTCGGATGCCAAGATCTGATGTCAGCGGTGCCAACCGGAGCCTGAAATATTCcagctgcccactgcccacctcttcttccttccaaaCCTAGCAATTTGTGCTAggtgcatgcacacacaaatgcTGTCAttacagctctgctctcagcaaaaCTAATGAAAGTTAGCTTGAATTACATCAGCGGAGGCCGAGCTCAGTTTTTTATCAGAGAAAAATTGAAGGAGCTAACACAAAGGAGATGCAATGAACTTGCTCATGTACCTACTTCTGGCAGTAATGCTAAGGTACTGCCCATACAGTAGCACTTACAGTCCTGGCCCCGAGACTAAACAGGCAAGGGAATGAATAAGAGTCCACTAcgaataaaataataaaaaagcatatCATAGCTCCATAAGATTGGAAGCAATTCAGGGAAATTCTAAGATCACTACATCACAGAGTCATGGAACGGCTTAGTTTGGAGGggcccttaaagatcatctagtcccaatCCCCCTGCCGTGGGCAAGGCTGCTGTCCaccagatcaagctgcccaTGATCCAGGCCAACCTGcccttgaatgtctccagagatgaggcattcacagcctctctgtgcaacctgtgccagtgcctcaccattctctgagtaacaaaattcttcctaacgtctaatctaaatctcccctctcttaGGTTAAagccttgtcctatcactatctacctgtgtaaaaGGAAGGTATTCCTCCTACTTGTAAGATCCcttgaagtactggaaggccgcaatgaggtctccctggggccttctcttctccaagctaaatatGCCCAACttcctcaacttttcttcacaaGAGAGGTGCTTCAGTCCTTCAGtcatccttgtggccctcctctggacgcagtccaacagctccacatccttccgctactgggggctgcaggcccagacacagtactccagataggatctcatgagggcagagtaggcagggacaatcatctccctcccctgctgaccacccctcttctgatgcagcccagcatcCCGTTCGCCTTTCAGGATGCAAGAgtgcactgctgcctcatgtccaaggctgctctcagtgagttcttctctcagtctgtacGCATATCTCGGATTGCCtcgacccaagtgcaacacttggtcttgttaaacctcataaGGTTTTTGTGTATCTACTTTTTGAGTCTGGTCAGGTCCCGCCAGATGCCGTCCTTCCCTTCTactgtgtcagctgcaccactcagcttggtgccatcaggtaacttgctgagggtgcacacAATCCCCTGCCTATgttgataaagatgctgaagagcactggtcccaaaaCACACCTCTGGGGGATCACGACGGATTAGGAAGCGCCTGGCCGGATGCAGCCAAggggttgtgatcaatggttctgtgtcagggtggaggccggtcacaagcggtgtccctcagGAGTCAGTCTTGGGcctggtgctcttcaacatcttcatcagtgacatagatgatggcatggagtgcaccctcagcaagtttgcggacgacaccaagctgagcggtgcagtcgatgcactggaaggaaggaagggaagccatccagagggacctggacaggctggagaagtgggcccatgaaaacctaatgaggttctgtaagccaagtgcagggtgctgcgcttgggtcggggcaatgccaggtatttatacaaactgtgGGAAGAGCTcctggggagcagccctgcagagaaggacgtGGCGGTgctggtggacgagaagctggacgtgagccaACAGTGCGTGTTTGCAGCCCTGAAGGCCAactgtgtgcagggctgcactaaaaaaggggcggccagcagggagagggaggtgattgtccccctctactcggctcttgtgaggccccatctgcagcactgcgtccaggcctggagttggtggagctcttggagtgtgtccagaggagggccaccaagatgatcagagggctggagcacctctgctatgaggaaaggctgagggaagtgggcttgtttagcttggagaagagaaggcttcagggggACCTCAGTGTGGCCTTCCGGTACTTTGAGGGAGCATtttaaacaggagggggaacggctgttgACGAGGGTGGATcgagataggacaagggggaatgattttaaactgagacaggggacGTTTAAgttagattttaggaggaagtttttcacacagactGTGGTACCGCAgttgaacaggttgcccaaggaggctgtggatgccccatccctggaggccttcaaggccaggctggatgtggctctgggcagctgggtAGAGGCCGAGTAGAGGGggccaagtccttctctgcagggctgctctccaggagatcttcccccagtctgtataaacACCTGGCATTGCCCCGACCCAAGCGCAGCACCTCGCGgttgcccttgttgaacctcactcatcaggttttcatgggcccacttctccagcctgtccaggtccctctggatgtcttcccttccttccagcgTATCAACTGCACCGCTCactttggtgtcatctgcaaatttgctgagggtgcactccatGCCATCGAGTTTATTTATTATGGGccacttattttaaaaaaggcatTAAGGACCAAGATAATAtaataactgtatttttatataagACTATTGACTATCCAGCTCCGTTGCGCAGAGACAGAAGTAACGCCAAGCAGCGATACAGCTGTTGCAGTAAAATGAAAGCCTAAAactagggaagaaaaacaacagaaagaaaaaagaagtggacGGCTTGTGTGACACCCAGGATTATACTCACACTGCAAATCACAGCTTGTGCTCTGacctttcagtttaaattacTGCGACTGTTTTTCTAAATGCCAGCTACAAATGTCATTTTAGGCATAAAAGTTAAATTTCCTCTGGAACATGTGGATGTCCACATTGGATCCAACAGAAGATCTATCGAGGCAAAAATCTTCATTCTATTCAACAGCCCTCTTCCACTGTTGGAAGAACAGCTTATTCACACACAATGCACTCTAATACTCTCCTGATTCGTTTCTCATCTAAGCTTAGACGTACACAACAAAATTGCTCACATCTCAGACAGTCACTTTGGGAATCTCATCTCCTGACAAACACGGCTGGTGAAGCTTGCCTGACCTACTTTGAGAATCACTATCAAAATTAGATGAATCGTGccctaaaaatatttacttctccTTTGATTACAGAGAGAATCAAGCAAAATTAGCTCAAACATAAGAGTCTCTGTAAGAGACAGATTAAGGCGCCTGAGATTAACCCCGTTCAAAAGGCCTGCTGTCAAACCTGGATTTGggtttttaaagcaaagaggAATGGACTGCAGGGTCTGCCCCACACCTGACAAAGCTGTCTCTCCAAGGAGTAGAAATCTTCCAATGCTGTTCAGCTAAGTGGAAATGGCAATGGTAAAGCAGGGCCAAGAAACAGCCAAACAGTGGCCAGAGGAAGCAAGAGGAGCACCAAAAGGTGGCAGGCATAGCAAGaagtttcagaacaaaatacTGAGCTGAACAGGAGCTGAGCAATGAGCATCTGGGGGAGCACAGTCAGGGAATAAGGGTTGTGGCTTCAGCCACACCAGTCATTCTCAGTGGGAGGAACTAGAGGACTTTTAACAGCATTTCTTCAAGAACACTAATCCCTCCCACCTTTAACACTGTCAGCTGCTTTTGCAAGATGAGTCTGTAACTTTACTTTCCTTACCCTACACAAAGGAGGACCTTTATCTTCCTTAAGGCCTTTGTTTGAAACTTCATCCCTGTGTGAAAGCTGTTCTCCATGAAGCACTCCAGCAGTTTAATGTCTGAGATGGAGCCCGGGCTGAAGCTGTTTTAAGTTTCTAATGAAATCAGTAGAAATTGAACCTAGACCTTTCTGACTCTTTAAGCACGTCTGACAAAACGCTTAGGTCAGACTGAGATTCACTGTTGCTTCCAGCAAAGGAACTGTACAAATCAACAGCTTCTTTCTGGACAGCATCTTtcattaagaaaggaaaaaaagaaaaaagaaagaaagaaaaaaaaaaaagcagaaatgcctTCAAAAACAAGAGAGCATAGTACAATGATTGCTCTTAATGAAGCCCAACAAAATCACAAtcaagagcaaaacaaaacaaggacaaAGCTAAGAAAAGCATTCTAAGAATCAAAACAAGGACAGGAAGAAACAAGTAACCCTGGTAGTTCAgttcaaaacaagcaaaaaatgcaCTGAGACAGTCAGAGCACCAACATTTCACGTTAATTAACTTAGCAAAATGATACTACAGCCTCCAGAATTTATTTCTCAGATAGTATTTGAAATTCCAGTTGCCTCGTGGTAAAATAAATTTGATAAGATACATTCAGAGAGGGCAGAACACAATCTcaacaaaatgtaacactgCCAACCCCCTGTGACACCCTACAGATGGTTCTCACTTCAGCTTGATGAACATTAACAGCATGTATGAGAGAAGCTTTAGAACGAAATGTAGCTTCAAAGACATTCTCAAGACTAAGGTCTTCTCTCATATTTGGAGATGGAAATTTCGATCTCTCAAGAAACAAAATGGCCATAGAACAAACTTCCTTCCAATAACAGAGGCTTTTCTGATTCTTCTTCCCACTGTTCTGCTTTCCACGCTCAGTCCTATATTTCTGCTAGCTTTAGAGAAAAATAGTTTGTGCCGGAATCCCAGACTCTCTTTCATAGATGTATTGTTTTAGTCCAAAAAATAACTCTTCTTCTTCCAGATGTTCTCATTCCACACTCATCCCCTCTGCTGTCAAATTACATTAATCTGCAATGACTCTTGAGGTTACTTTTCactcagggaggaaaaaaatagaaacaatcAAGCAAAAAAGCTAAGGAGACATTTTCCAATTGTCATGCTTCTGAACTTGGTCAAAATTATACCTCTGTGCAGGCAGGCATCAGTGGTCGTACCATCAAGGGACGGCCCATGGTTTATCTTTGATATCTATTCTGCTGATCCCAGCTGTAAACATGTCAGAGTTCATGATTCAGAATCAGGCCCTTGGTCTTGTTTGTCGTTCAGAATGAAATTGCTTTCACAAAATCACACTGTGAAGCCAAATGTTGGCAGGGTGCAGCTTACCACAGTACTTCTGGAGGAATTAATTAGGTGTGGGAAAAGAGAACGGTAGATCTTTTTGATGCTTTAAGTATTCAAGAGACTTAGTTTTGGAAAGTGAAATATTACAAGATTGCTTTATCACCTTTTTTAGAAACAAGACAACTTCAAAGACCACCAAGTTCAtctaaaatgataaaaatttattttttgattttttgaCAATAAGCCATGAACAACTGCTCTGAACTTCAAATGCAATCATGGCAAATCATTTGAAGCAGAGATGCCGAGAGTCTTGACATCCGGACCCCGTGGTATTTACAAGCAGAGACTGGGAGCCAGAGTGGAATTGCTCCCTTGGGTCATACGGTCCCTGCTTCCAGGGCCTACTGCGATCCTCTTGATCAAGTGTGCTGCACACTTCCTTTCTCTGGGAAACACTACTATTTCCAGTCCATAAAACGATTCAACAGGTCATTCTCAAAGACTGGCTTGTCTGCGGGTTCCTTTAGCAATTTCTGTGGCCTAGGGCATAGGGTTAACGATCCTGACATCTAGTCATCTAAACAAACTCAAAAGGAACCTGCTACAGAATCCCTGCAATCAGATTGGTGTCCTTCACATCAGCCCTCTAGAGAGGAGTGCTGTGCCGGCCCACAGCAGGATTAGCCCTTTATTGGCCTGTGAGCGTTGGCCTCAGCTTCACGGAGAAGCTGGAAACAGGCTTGGGGTGGAGGAGCAGTGGTGCCCGAGGGAGGCTCcagggctgcagtcctggccaGGGACAGCTCTGTTCCTGCCTCTGGCAAGGGGAGTGTTGCCAGCAGGTGGAAGGAGGCCAACCTTCCTCCCCGCTTCATGGCCAGCAGCACGCCCCTCTGTGCACGGCCTGCAACAGCCGCCATCTTGCTTGGATGCCCAGGGCCCACGCCCTCAGCCCTCTGTGAGGTAGCGACTGCCTCACCACGGGTGTCACGGAGCAGCCATTGTGACCTAGGGGGCCAGGACCGGGTCAGGCCAGGCCAGGCTCAGACCGTGGGTCAGTGCGACCTGgtgaggtgaggagaggagagggcagggagCGAGGGGCTGCCTGAGGCTGCTCAGTGAGGAGGGATCCCCTCGCCTGGGGGCCTGAGCTGCCAACTCACTCTCGTCCTGCTTCTCCCGCAGAGTCGGCAGAGGAGAGTGTGGAAGACAAAGCCCAGCGCTGACTGGGCAGGGACTCCGAGCGCTCACTGTCGACGCGTGCCATGtccaaaaggaagcagaagaccTCCAACCCGGAGGTTGAAGGTGAGAGCAAAGGATCTCTGCGTGCAGCTCCCTGCCGGGCAGAGGGGCACTGCGGGCTCTGCCTACTGTGTGCGAGAGGGGAGGCGGGGGCAGGCAGGGGCTCCCCACACACCGCTGGGCATGGCCCCTCTGCCCCTCAGCCGGGTTGGCCTGTGCGTGCCTGCTGGGACCGTTGGGCCTACAGCGGCCCTTTCCCCCTCGCGTCGTCCAGCCCTGCCCCTCATCCTGCATGGCAGACCCAGGGCAGGCCCCTGGCAACAGGCCTCAGGGACGCTTGGCACTCActcctgcttctctttgctctctCCTCTTCAGTATGCATGCTGTGTCGCCGAGCAGATGTTCACCCGGACGCCTGCGGGCCCATGCTTGGCGAGAGCGGGCTTTGCGTCCACAAGTTTTGCTTGGTGAGTTCTCTCAGGGCTCCTTCCGCCCTCCAGCCGGGGATGCTCCCTCTTTTCCATCCTGTCCTCATGAcatcctgctcttttctctgctACAGTTTTTTGCCGACGGCCTTTACGAACACACTGCCGGACAGAGGGCGGTTCTGCAGATCCCCCTTGATGCCATCAGATGCGCAATCgaggaggcagagcagaaggtgAGGATCTCAAGGAACGGGGATGTTTGTGCCAGCACCAGCTAAGCCTGGAGCCTAAGCAAGCAAGGGCACTCTTTCCACCTAGCACCAGGACACAGTTCTTGATTAAACGAAGATCAAACTTGTCTGCTGGCGCGTCTGTAGAGCGTGACCCAGCGGTGCCTGCATTCTGTGCCCTGCCTGGAGGCGTGGCGTTGGCCTCAGAggccctgagcctgctgctaATGGGGGCTGCTCTTctctttccagcactgcttcgTTTGTGGAGACAAGGGGGCCTCCATCCACTGCGCAGAGACAGGCTGTGAACGCAGCTTTCATCTGCCCTGTGCCACGGATGGGGAATGTGTCACGCAGTTCTTTGGGCAGCACAGGTaagggctgtcagcagcagccaacCAAGGGAGGAACCTGCACGGCTGCTTCCCAGTGCTGAAGCATGCAGCAAACTCCTTTGTGTTCCTCTGCTGACATCGCAGCACTTCTCGGCTCACCCATCCTGTCCATCttcccccaggtcc encodes:
- the LOC125702232 gene encoding LOW QUALITY PROTEIN: G2/M phase-specific E3 ubiquitin-protein ligase-like (The sequence of the model RefSeq protein was modified relative to this genomic sequence to represent the inferred CDS: inserted 1 base in 1 codon), which translates into the protein MSKRKQKTSNPEVEVCMLCRRADVHPDACGPMLGESGLCVHKFCLFFADGLYEHTAGQRAVLQIPLDAIRCAIEEAEQKHCFVCGDKGASIHCAETGCERSFHLPCATDGECVTQFFGQHRSFCCEHRPQQAVEAAPEQDTNCVICLEPVGDKKSYHTMVCPVCTQAWFHRSCIQVGALPALALQSXAGAQLHQAPLTLWLLVLPLQGQAMSAGILHFRCPVCKDRMQFRKEMHLLGIQIPARRPTWEDKKSYETLHKKHQRCDVGECLHTEGREQAEKHGPWELLLCTSCAAQGTHRLCSNLSNSLSSWECDSCAGVGTASRAESQLAGPSTASQEAPGPSHSSPAPDDRRSASTSQAALESSPSSQLPKRSSLSSQPKTGQRKILRCKSNQEDQGSSQQQAGYSGRRQSRQQQGTGRTRSRSPLKGRASNSPRQLRRPAGSRRSPASGVGKCMYIFARQGASNNSPGAANIRCQSQGQSQSSLQASSEDQLAADALQPQALGGAYTSLPGRGHPTIPRGLQTSDAQARDKACPPYKVRHQIPRASPKDAVAAELARPKVLGAAPRALPDRWRRGPPGIPSCLNAEDVAVFCSEGRTKIEAVPHGIVGLPIPKDSREEASAPVPGSSGHLRHDAPPGTSPEDTAGAAMDQREEKEALMAYELVWHGPVTIEATDSWAPGEAYGDCRRVYKNYKAAATI